A genome region from Hyla sarda isolate aHylSar1 unplaced genomic scaffold, aHylSar1.hap1 scaffold_146, whole genome shotgun sequence includes the following:
- the LOC130308077 gene encoding uncharacterized protein LOC130308077, whose amino-acid sequence MASNPQNKWKTSNNPSIKKTSENKDQKTHHLRRTEMELLQSDKLSQKQGTSHGSQKEQGNRIRNKSPKKSVTPSDALPQRSTYAKRKERDPVTPNTTGNKSATASPETHKGRWDDGNNISTPSDMEDDSDDPITQIQASKTSPASEEYMKEMMLSLRKSIKKDLNDAITKISDRLDTLEERVTEIDERIEEVAFNHNGLTDKVISLQEEISAMKIKMADMEDRGRRNNVKIRGVPETVKDADLKKYVQHLIATLIPTVDTIELTVDRAHRLYKPKHLRKRYHETSSPGSITSMSKNNSLNAGN is encoded by the coding sequence ATGGCCTCCAATCCTCAAAATAAATGGAAAACCTCCAAcaatccttctattaaaaaaacatctGAGAACAAAGACCAGAAAACTCACCATCTACGCCGTACTGAAATGGAACTATTGCAATCTGATAAATTGTCACAAAAACAGGGAACCTCCCATGGTTCTCAAAAAGAACAAGGTAACAGAATTCGGAACAAATCACCTAAAAAAAGTGTCACACCAAGTGATGCACTACCTCAAAGATCTACTTACGCCAAACGGAAAGAAAGAGATCCAGTTACACCAAATACAACTGGCAATAAATCAGCTACGGCGAGCCCAGAAACACACAAAGGGAGATGGGACGACGGAAACAACATTTCTACTCCATCTGATATGGAAGATGACTCTGACGACCCCATTACACAAATTCAAGCATCTAAAACCTCACCTGCATCAGAAGAATACATGAAAGAGATGATGCTGTCCCTcagaaaatctataaaaaaagatcTCAATGACGCCATCACAAAAATCTCTGACAGATTGGACACTTTAGAAGAAAGAGTGACGGAAATAGATGAGAGAATTGAAGAAGTTGCATTCAATCACAACGGCCTCACTGACAAAGTCATTTCTCTCCAAGAGGAAATCTCTGCCATGAAAATCAAAATGGCAGACATGGAGGATAGAGGGAGGAGAAATAATGTCAAAATCAGAGGTGTACCCGAAACTGTTAAGGATGCGGACCTGAAAAAATATGTCCAACACCTCATAGCAACACTGATTCCTACAGTGGACACCAtagaactgactgtggacagaGCTCACAGGTTATACAAACCAAAACATCTACGGAAGAGATACCACGAGACGTCATCACCGGGATCCATTACTTCCATGTCAAAGAACAACTCGCTGAATGCAGGAAACTAA